The following is a genomic window from Procambarus clarkii isolate CNS0578487 chromosome 52, FALCON_Pclarkii_2.0, whole genome shotgun sequence.
GTTTTTTAATGATTGCTGTAATTTTAGGGAAACCTAAATGAAATTATTTAGTTGATCATGAGACACTGAAGAGATTTGTATAATTTACATTCATCCAAAATTACAAAAGGAAGACTTCAAGTTTAATAGAAGAAAGTATTGTAAGTAAAATCTATACTGTATAATGTACTGTATGATATAGTACTGTACAGCACTTCCTTTTTCTGTATGTCTCAGGTAATCTCCCAGAAGAAACAGGAAGCCTGACAAAACTGGAATCATTGTCTTTGATGTCAAACCTCATTGTTTCCCTGCCAGCATCAATGTCTGATCTCAAGCATCTTAAATCTGTCATACTCAGGTAGTATATGTTATATATTCTCTTTATTCATACAAAGTTTGTTTTTTATCTAATAATACACTCTAGTAGTAATATTTGTATAAGGAAACAAATTATTTCCAATCAAGATTTGtttaaatattgaagaataagaTGACTCAATTAGAGACATTTCCTTATTTCATTTGCAAACATAATGGAGATTTGCAGCACGTAATTTAGTACTTCTTTTGCTTGAAGCGATAACAAGATTACAGAGTTCCCATTGGCACTGTGTGGGCTGCCCCAGCTAGATGTTGTAGATCTGAGTGGCAATCATATCACAGTTATTCCTGAtggcatagatgaactgcagacagTGGAACTAAATCTAAATATGAATCAGGTAGGTAATTGTTTATACATATATTgatgaaattctgtgatttccacaTACAGTTTTCTTCCTTAGCTATCTATCACTTAGGTTTGAATTACTGAATAAAGTAACTGTAATCCCTGTTATTAATTTGTTGGTGTATAGTACCATATATAGTTACAGTAATCATAAACTTCAACAGATATCTACAATATCTCCGTCTGTGGCCGTATGTCCCCGCTTGAAGACTCTACGCTTGGAGGAGAATTGCTTAACACTAACCAGTTTACCTGTAGAGCTCCTGGTTGACTCTCAAGTATCACTCCTCTGTGTGGATGGCAATTTGTTCAAAATGAAAGAATTTGAAGAAGTGGAAGGATATGCCAAGGTACAGTATCTTTTTACTGAAAAAGTAATGAATATTAATGATAATTGGAATTCAGAGTCTATCACTTAGGGATCTTGCATAGTTTACCATGTATTTTAATTGAGATTTTTCAAATGAACAGGTAGCTTATAAGTagttgcacgaggaggagagtgTGTGAAATACAGAAAATGCAAACTAAAATCTCAGTCATTCAACTTTTACTGCATTACGATTGGTAAAGAAGCTACAGGCATATAggtcctcccccacccaccccataaaaaaaaaaaagttaatacAAATTTTAATTAAACATTCAAAATAATAGAGAATATGGCACATGCAGTATGTTTAGTTTAAAGCATACTGcatatgtactgtatatgcaagtaaaaaatacaaaatactgtactgtagcaATACTGTATTATTTTAATTTCCATTTTTGCATAAAAAAATCATCATGATACACTATGATTGATGAGTTTGATCCTTGAGGATGAAAATGTTGTGTTTGACAGCCAGGGAGGTTCAAAGTGGCTCCTGCAGTCTGAAAGTAAACTAGAATAACCTgcatattgtataacacagtattGGTCCAGTAGTGTCTtaatatacttcattttctatgtgATGCCTCCAATttcatttaaattttaaaatatagAGCAGGAAGAAGTAATGAATTTAAATCATAACAAAATATATGCAGTGTTAAGAATCCATTAAAAACACAATACCCTGTATCAATGAGAATCAATTTGAGCAGTGCGGGAGATTTGAACCCTTGACAAACTGCTCACCTTACCTCTGGCCCACAACATGGGCTTTGTTATACAACCTAGGATTTCACCGAATCCACAGGACATCTGGAGGCCCCTTACTAAAGCCAGTCCAGGTTTTATGCATACTGTATTTGTATAATTTATACCATGTCGTGGTCCAAAGGAAAGGTGTGCAGCTTGGGAATACACAACTTGAGGGTTTGAATCCCCCTGCATTGCTCTAATAGATTTTCTTATAGAATcggtaaaataaaattaaaagtgCAGTAAACAATATTCACCACCAGATTTTCCctccaaaattcatatttataAAAAATCCAGATTTTGCATAATTATTTATGCACAAAAaatcattatttatatataagtagAATGTCTAAATATGCACGAGCAAACATAGGCAAGCAATACTATATTATTTGTTGTAAGAAAAATTCAGAAAATTTAGTGATAACCAAAACATGGCAATGTTTCAGAAATCTGGTTTGTCACGTAACCTGGATTGGATCTGGAACGATATGATTTGGATTTTTTAAAGTGCCACTGTAATCACAAAATCACTTTTATGAATTAAAAAACAGTCTGTCAACTGTGTAGTCACTCCTTGTATATCATGAATAGTCTCAGATCTCCTTGGGGATGGGGGGGTATAACTTAATAACTTGATACATTTGTACAGCTTTCCCTTATGTACAATACATATTAAATTAAGTGCATAACTCATTCTTTGGTCATTTCAGTATATGGAGAGATACACAGCAGTTAAGAAGAAGATGTTCTAAACCAATGCCTTAAAAAATAAGTTGCAGCTGGGTGTGTGTGATGCAGTCTGCAAACAAACATGAAGAAGAGGAAAAATAGAGGTACACAGTCATCAAGATGTTAAACAACTTTCTAAAAGTTTTAAATCTTTCTGTTTCTGGATGCATTCTTTCTTTATAGGGTTCAGTAGGTTGTAGCACAACTGAAGAACTAGCTctcttattaatatttttttcatattttggaTCCTTGTGTTAGTTGTCTTAATATTTTGTTCATTTTTATTTTCATACAAAAATTCTTTGTGAAGATAGCCCATATTATGCTAAAGAGGTATTGAAAACAAATACATGCCGTGCTGTAGGTTACTATACTGTACGTCAGTTGCTgtttaagtacagtactgtacagtgcatCATTACCGTACACTAATTTAATATTGAATTCCTGTTGTACCTGTGAGAAATAAGATCTGGGTTACATTCATTGTATTTAATACATGGTGTCATTACTGTTCATTATATTAAAGATTTTGTGGGTGCCAGTAATGAAGCACAGCGCTAGGATCATATAGTCAGTTAAATATCCTGAATTTTGCTGCCCTTCTCCTGTCATGGCACTTGAAGGTTACAGGGGTATGAATGGTAAGCGGTGTGTTTTGTAAACTGTATAATCTTACTCTCTCCTATACAGTGTGTTTTATAAGCTGTATAATCTTACTCTCTCCTATACAGTGTGCTTTGTAAGCTGTATAATCTTACTCTCTCCTATACAGTGTGTTTTGTAAGCTGTATAATCTTACTCTCTCCTATACAGTGTGTTTTGTAAGCTGTATAATCTTACTCTCTCCTATACAGTGTGTTTTGTAAGCTGTATAATCTTACTTTCTCCTATACAGTGTCAGTTCAATTTTAAATGTCAAAATTACAAAAGGGCACTGTGGTCTATGAATACCATGGTGATAATGCAGTGCTATTCCAGTATGGGAATAAAGTTACACTTGCTTCCCAAGAgtgaatataatatttaattttctTCTTTAAATCTGCCTTGGAAATGTCGCTGAAATCAAATCTGTCACTGCAGTGTGATTGTGCAATTGAATGTGCCATCTGCTTGTGATCATCGGGTAAAATCTAATGCCCTGGTATGTTCAAGGTATGTTTTTAATAGCGCATACAGCAGTTTTTTTTCCATTAGCTTTACCAGTACAGTacaattttaaatattttattacaACTTCAAAATACTGAAAACTTTGCATCTTAATTAGGACCTGATCTTGTACAATATATTAATCAGAATTTGTAATTAATAATGCTAGTGAGAATCTACTTTACTATTGTATAAGTTCAGTGAAAAGATGATGCCAATATTTGGGAGCTTCCTCTGTGATTCCAAgtttttaaattaattaaattaagcaGGGCAAATTTTCATAGTGTCTCTTGGGTATCTAAAATATTGATGTTAGATGGAataaaaatgccttgcatagcTGGGGAGCCACTTACAAAGATTTTGTCTAAGACAATGGCTTTTCAAAAGtaacacaaacaaaaaataaacaataccaaCAATCCAAAAGGTCAAGTACTGTGTTTACACAATAGTTCAGTGGCTACTAatcaccccctaaatgtcaaattTTGTGCCGattcttcaacaacaacaatgcaAGAAGGTCTGTAATTTTAAAGTTTGATCAGTGCTGTTGCTGATTAATATACAAATTGGCTTCCAACATCTGTCCTTCATTTAGCTCTGTTAATGTATAAGCAATTTAGCTTCTCCATACTGAATATAATGcctggaataacttttatgatcaaCTAATATCTTTGAATACAAAAATGTTCTAGTTATATTTGTGATCACTTTATTTTATTTCCAAACCTTTAAAAAAGTTATTACATCCACTGCAAGGCATACAATAAACACCATGATTGAAAACCTCATCTTTCCTCATTGTCTTAACCATATTACTGATAGACAAGTCagagggcctgattcacgaagcagttatgcaagcacttacggacctgtacatcttttttctcgatctttgacggctttgtttgcaattataaaacagttaatgagctctgaagcaccagatggctgtttataacaataacaacagttgattgagacgttttcatgcttgtaaactgtttaataaacgtaaccaaagccgtcaaagattgaggaaagatgtacatgttcgtaaatacttgcgtaactgcttcgggaatctggTCCCATTTTCACTACATTTTTGACTCCTCCTTTTGATAATTTTACTACATTCACATCAACTACAGTACATTCATACACAAAGAAACACTAACACAAATTAAGCATCTGTGGAGTATAAGTTATTTTATGGCATCCTGGTGtttacttttcaaaatatcctgtcCTTTAAAAACTCTCTTGTATATTGTAAATGCTCTAATGGTCACTCTGACTAGAATTCTGTCATATTTGGTTGGAATATGCATTTGTAAAATTACTTTTACAAATTGGCCTTCTTTAAAACTTTAAGTTTAAGAATACAATATTAAAATGTCTCAGTTAAAGAACATTAAAAAGGATAACTGATTTGTTTCTGTCTTTGATGTGAATTGTACAGTATACTAACTAAACTTCAACTGTATTTAGCCTCTATCTAACACACTTTAAAGGTAACATTTTTGAGAGGTAATGTCAACTTATGAAAGCAGAGACTTGTTTAAGGAGGATTAGATAGCCACTGAACTAGCATGTAAACATTACCTGGGTATTTTAGCTGTTACTTTTTTTGGTACTCTCTAGAAAATAGGCAACACTGACTAGTGTAAAGAGTAAAGACTTCTTGAATTAATGAACATTATCCATAGACTTCTGTATCATTTTTACATTGATCATTATCATTGATATATTGATCATCACAGTAATTACTACTTGATGAATATGAACTGCCTAACATGTAAATTAACAACCAAGCTTTTTCAGACACAAATACATTACTGATAATTTTCAGATTTAACTCTGCACTGATCTTTTATAAAATATTTTGTGCCAATTTTACAAGCACCTACATACTCTGCTGATCAGCCATTAAAACGTTTGACACATGTACATTATTTACTGAATTATTAGTGTCGAGGCATTTTAGCAATCTACTTGagtaccaagagagagagagagattctcgtCCATGTTAGAAATGAAACTTGTTGAATAAATCAAATATGTTCATATTTTcatgttatttattttattttccatACAGTAGCTTTTCCCTCTTAATTTTTGGTCTTCAGTTTTTTTCAGGGAAATGTGTTTCTCATCTGAGATTAAAGAGGATTAAGttcatttatattatgcagtaTGAGAATGTCTGCCATTCTTAAGTCATGAAACATTTATTAGTCTTTACTTAATTATCCTACATTTGTGCTATATTGAAGTCTTTGGTACTATATATCTAGTCTTCCCAGACATTAGCTATTACTTTCTTAATCATGTACTGTACCTGTGCTTCCTTTTATTTCAGTATATATGTGCCATTTTTCTCTGGAACTCTTTATCACATAAGCTTTCGTCACATGTTGATCACTTTATATTTTGGACACACCATCATCTCTGGAAGCTTTCCTTAATGTGGTGACCTAATGCATCACCTGTTAAGGCATTTCAAGTACATTCAAGTAATGAAAGGTTTAGGGGTCATGATACAGAATATGCCTAGTGTAAATATAATTGAAATGAGTTAGAGTTGGCAAAGAGGATAATTGAAGCCAGATTTTTAACAGAAGTTGAAGCAGGTCAGGAGGCTGGAGATGACATGTCAGCATGTTCAGAGGTGTAAGGAAAAAACATGTCCTACTGTTCAACAATTTCCCCAGTGTTTGTGCAGTAAATGAATCGGTGTCATAATAGAGTAAATGAAGCTGTTTGTGTGCAAATGTAGAAGCACCTAGTCCCACTGTATGATGGCCTGTGTTGTGTTCTGTGTCTCGTGGATTGGACTTTGGTAACCTCAAGACAGCACTTTGCTCAACTCATTATCCAAGTGTTCACATGATTATGTTATCTTGCAGATAATTGCCAAAATTCATCAAATTTGGACCTCTTGATTATCTTGAGAAATGTTTtgagtttttttttcagtttacTTTGTGAACACAAAGCTAAGATTCTGAGAAGTTGGCAGTATCATACCAGACAACTTTTGAAGTAGCACTTGAGATAAACAAAAACTGAGTTGCTAATTATCAGTTTTTAAGCCTCATTCTGAAGGTGGGAAGTTGCAATTTTCAAGCATGGGCATCCTTCCTAAAGTATTCTGTGTAGGGGCACCATCTCCAATGGATGCGTATATCGTCTTAAACTTTCTGTATTTTTCTTTTTCTTAACCCTTATGTTTTTATTTAAGTAGTACAACTCTCCTTAATCTATATCACCAGATTATATGAGGAACACTGTATTGTTTCTCAAGAGAGAGAAATTACAGAACTAATTTATATAAAGTAATGCACATGAATATAGGAGGAGCCTTCTCACTCAACCATCCACATGCCACACTTTCTCACCCATGAACAGTGTTAACGTCTCTTTAGATTAACACCACGAATTAGACTGCATGAGGTAAAACAAGTAcagtatcatcatcatcattgccCCATCTCTAGATTTTTCGGGTGAAGAGGCATACAACTGGAAGAAGTAGTCAaagattttttttgtttaaaagATGCTCAAAAAGACAACCCACCTATTCCATACTACATAGCATGACATGGCCTCTGTACTGTCACACAAAGCAGTGTCCCACCAGTTCATATAACTGGGTATAAAGTTCTTTCTGTACCGTCATTTAAAAAGCAGTATGTCACTCCCTTGCTGATTCCGTCTAACCTCGTGCCTCACATTCTTGTCTGCTGCTCTCGCACAATCCTTGCTTCctcacagtcagtcagtcagtcacccTGAGTACCCATCTTGACATTCCCTTCCTCTTACTACTAGCAAATTAATTTCACTGCATTGTTTTTCCACTATCATACATTTATTAAATTTTCCAAACCATTATTGTACAATTTCCTCAATCTCATTACTAACCAGCTTTTGCACTACACATCTTTCCACCTCATTTTTATTCCTTGCTCCATCTGCCTTCCAAACAACTAAATACATCTCAGGTTGTCCATTTCTACCTCTCTAACTCCTGCATTTTCATTCACTTGCCATActagcatctcaactgtcaaaggAATAAGACATACAGTAGAATAAAAAGATGATGGTTGGTGTTTAGATTAACATACTGTAATGTTTTATCTGTCTCTTAATGTAAGGAAAACAATTATGTTGTGTCTGCATGTATATGATGGTAAATTCCCAAGAACAAATGGTCTGCATTTATACTTAATGTTTACATCTTACGGTAGCTTTCTATTTTATCACGCATGTTATTGTTTACAGCACCTTGGCTCCAAGGCAACACTATAAATATTATAAGAATGTTGGTATGAAAAGCAAGAGTGTTTTGCACACCTGAGGTGGTGTCAAAACAAAGCATCCAAGAAACAAGCTATAAAATTGGCCTCAACATGAAAAGGTTAATAATATATTACTCTAAATATAATTTgtactgtatttataataatactaCATTACATCAAATAATAGGATTATTTTACATACATAATTGTATTATAAAAACCcttattaaatcatacaattaagttaaaataaataatttgtcAATTATTCCTAGACTTAGCAATTGGTTTAATGCAGATTTTCTTCAGTGATGACCAGGTCATTTCTGTTGAACACAtttagtgataagcctgcagtaaATATAAGCCTACTTTTAATACAGTATTGTTTTATATTATTGTACTACactatatttaaaaaaaagtaaTTTCTTGGAGGGACCTTCTTGGCAGCTCCCCACCCTTACCTACTGGGAATCAGGACCAGATTTTAGCGCACACTACAAGGTGACTAGAGTTTGGGGACCAAAGATCAACCCAAAATTTATAAATCCACAAGAAGGCCCAGgtgcaaagaaaaaaaaaaattacctgctTGAAGAAAATTATGTAGCCAAAAGTAACATGGCAGAAGATCATTGCCACATCCAGGGCATCCAAAAACTCACTTTCTCACCTGGTCTCAGCCCGAGACTCAGCCTCGGGAGAGGTATGGAACCTCCCGATTGTATAATGGGTGAGCATTACAGCATCTTCATAAGTACTTGCTCTCGAGATTCCTGAGTATATTGTGCAATCTCAAGCTCGGTGTATCTGTTTGTGTTCAGTCCAGTGTCTCAGGGCCTGCTGATCTGTGTTCTTATTACTCCACAGCATCATTTCTGATTTATTGAACAAGGGTGTGCTCATGGAAACTCCATCCTTGTAGAGGGTGTCCCAGTTCTACTTCATACCCTGGATTTATCAGAACTCAATGGAGTTTTTCTTTAACTTGGATCTTTGAGAAGCCTATTAGCACAATTCCATACACCTAGAGCTCAACAACTTAGGCTAGACATTAgatcgacggtctcgcttcatgcaggttggtgttcaatcaccgaccgtccaagttgttgggcaccgttcctttcccccgtcccatcccaaatctttatccttaccatttcccagtgctatatagtcgtaatggcttgacgcttctcctgatagttccctcccctccctccatgcACCTGGAATTCAGGGATTGACTATGGTTCAGAGTAGAGTGTCCTTTGTACCCCTTTCAGGCTCTGCTGTTTGGTCTCAACCTGACACTCCAGAATTTTTATCAGACTATCTAGTGTGACCTTTAGACACCTTCATCTTCACGGGATCCAAGTTCTGGCCTACCAAGTTAATTTGTAAGTGTGTGTCCCAGTTGTTCAATTTGTCTGCTAGCCATGGATCTGGTTCTTACCTAGATGGCCTGCTTTTGTTTTCTGGTCAACTGGTAGAAGTCTTTGTTGGTGCCCTCTCAGATCCTGACAAGGCTGGGATTGGTCTGGGATATCAGGAGAgctgcctcctctctctctctctctcatggttGCTCCTGCTGCAGCTGCACTGCTGTCTCTAGCAGGTGCTGGGAAGGTCTCTTGTTTTACGCTTGAGACAGTTAATGCTTTTTTTGGATACCCTGAACTTTGCCTCTGTAGTTTACTCTCTGGACCATATGTGGTTAAATGATCTTTACTGCATTCTCCAGTGGGTGTTCTTTCAACATGGTTGGGACTGTGCAGTGCATGTTCCACTTCACCTGAGGGGAAATCTTGTATCACTATTTTTCTTTTTGGATTTTTTGGGGTTCAGATCCAtggcaccctcctcctcctacattACTTAAGCCTATaaagactcactctctctcatttagAGTGGTGGTGTCACCCACCCTTCTTCCAGCTGGCATTACTGTTTTTTCACCTCTGGCCAACTTGTGCTCCTCTCCAGAGAGCTACATTTTGGTCCTGGCTCCCAATAGGCAACAGTCTCAGAGTCCCGGTGCATCTTCCTAAAGCATAGCTTCTGTAAACAATGTAGTGTGGCaagattgttttcttatgaatattttgtatacataaataaataatgcaGGTGATAAAAATCTAGCTAGAAAAGTCTCCATTTCCCTACTGGTATCCACCACGACGACTTCCAGCGAAAATTCATAATAATTTTACTTATAACGGCAAATTTCAGTGTTTCATACTACTGTAAAATTTATTAGTTGAGAGTTCAAATGCTGAGCATTGAAACCAGTATCCACATTCCTAATGTATTTGGAATGAATTGCATTtttacagcccatcctcctgttttaatagtacttataggaaggatgaggaccatagtatttaTACCTatgtacaacgcaattagaaagtagacatcggtactactgaatttggacaaactggaaaatgaTTTTctaatgttgcaaagacaaactaaactaacctaaccttcctaggcctaatacatgctatctgaggctAATATAGCACATGTGTGTGctgtactaggcctaggaatatttatgtttgtgtttagcttcatttttttaggactataaagtgaatagtacaaaattttacaatctaattgcttagtacatcAATATTTGTGCTATGGTGCACatggttacaaaaagtactatttaaacaggaggatgggtcggATTTTATCACTTGTTTAAGCAACATTTTTTCATTAATAAAGGAGCCATCTGTAATTATAGTATACATGTTAGAGTACACATATGTAGGATTGACATTTCTATGGTTTTAGGATATGACGTACATGTTTATAAGAGATAATTGCTTTAATATGCCACAATGATATGTACCATTTGGTTTACATATTTGAAACTAACCTGCAAGCAAATATTTTAgatgatgtatataatgaaatgccTTGTTCCAAGGTTGGCCATTTTTATGTACTACTATTCTGTATAGAGATAAATATAAATCTAGCATATTTTTGCATAAGCCATTTTGTAAGTGTGCgattaacttatatatatacatttcactCTAATATCTGTATGACTGTACTTTAGTTTGACTTAGTGATGTATAATTATTATTGGTTAACATTATAGTTTCCCATAGTCAGGGACAAGAAGCCTATTAGGCTTATCCTGGTCTCCTAGGTCTGATGACCTtccccagaatgcaacccacaacagctgcctaactccaaaGAATCTAATTACTGTTAGATAAATAGAGGCATCAAATGAAAGTACTGTAAACATGCCTAGGAATCGAACCTGGAATCTTTGGTTGCGAGTTGAAGACGTAGTCCACTGTACATGGATGATACTGATGTcagttttttatatataaagtctGAAGCAGTATTTCTGTTCTTGGAAACTGTATCTTCATACTGTATATAgtatattataatttataattccTATTGTTGTGGACAAGAAGACTGTACTATACATAAGCTTGTATTGAGGCCTCTCCCTTCCCCCAAGGTTAAAGTACtcacctttcccaggatgcaacccacaacagctacctaatgcctgagtacatatttaccactgctaggtgaatagaatcATTAGGTGAttggaaacatgcccaaccattttgGCCCCCACCCATGTATTAAACCCAGGGATTGCGAGTTAAGAACATAGACCACTGTACTTTTGTGGCAGGTCCCCAGTGCACTGATTCTTGCTATCATAGATACCCACAAAACTACCAGGCCTCTGGACTTGTGTAAGCCTATTATTAACCAGGAACAGAATTTAGTGTGCTCAAAGAGACAAGGGGGAGCACTGGGGTCTGAGATCACCAAAACTGAGTAAAGCCATCCAGAGCAAGAAACAAAAAACTACATATCCTGATTAGAGAGCAAAATGGAAACAACTGAAGTGGTAATGTGTCAATTATCAACAAACCATGCACCAGTGTCCAAGTGCACCACCAGATGGCAGCTGAGGTCACACAAGGGTTCAACCAGCCTGAACCTCCTTACTGCGCACACATTCCTCTCCCATCCTatctaaactcaattatggttgccctgcttactcgtctgcatctcctactcttcaccgtcttgatgctttgcaccatactggcttGCGCCTCAGcaagcctttcgttcgactcccgccctcagcatttatgttgacactggcttcctatctcttcaggaccgccgtgatcgctactgtcttcactatcttgcgcagtccttgcaacatccttactCTCACCTCTATAGTGCTTTGatatttacccctcctgtagttcctgttcctcaccaccaccaccctctttctgtccggttatctcgcttacaggattctctttcgattcgtattaccaatgtttctcctcgtattgttccgtccttgcccccgtggagggtcccccttcctaaaTTTTGTACATCCCAGACCTgtattactaaagcttttacccctcctacagttctgaaacgccttttccttgaacacttttcttcacacttccactccgtttccatcttcaccaatgggtctaagtctgtggacggtgtaggcttctctgttgtttttcctgaccacacttatatgtgtcgcctgcctccggagactagcatcttcacaacagaactttatgctattgtctatgctcttcgtctcttgctttctcattgtcaatcctcctttgtggttgtagttgactctcgtagtgttcTCATGGCTCTAGAGTCCTTTAACacagtccatccggtggtcgtcgagattcaacattggctgtttcttacctCCAGTAAATTTTAATCagtagttttgctgggttcccagccatatcggcatttctttaaatgagcgtgtggatgttgCCGCTAGGGAATCTACCCACtcgtgtcccatctcccgtaaaggtataccttattccgacttttacccagttattcattcctccatccttgcccattggcagggttgttgatAACAAACTGCGTACAGTACTCTTAAGCGTAGTGTGTCTCCATGGCCATTCTCTTACCACCATAACCGGtgatgggaaatggctctggcgagggcgtattggccatacacgcttaacttaatggagtgccgccctgctccttattgtccaaattgc
Proteins encoded in this region:
- the LOC138352263 gene encoding LOW QUALITY PROTEIN: leucine-rich repeat-containing protein 57-like (The sequence of the model RefSeq protein was modified relative to this genomic sequence to represent the inferred CDS: deleted 1 base in 1 codon): MGQTSSSGVKAHLETAQKTGILVLSNRKLAELPDLSSISKVVRTLDLSQNKLNVLPPTVCDLSNLKHLNLNSNKISNLPEETGSLTKLESLSLMSNLIVSLPASMSDLKHLKSVILSDNKITEFPLALCGLPQLDVVDLSGNHITVIPDGIDELQTVELNLNMNQISTISPSVAVCPRLKTLRLEENCLTLTSLPVELLVDSQVSLLCVDGNLFKMKEFEEVEGYAKYMERYTAVKKKMF